The following coding sequences are from one Dermacentor silvarum isolate Dsil-2018 chromosome 4, BIME_Dsil_1.4, whole genome shotgun sequence window:
- the LOC119449189 gene encoding uncharacterized protein LOC119449189: MAAAGKFEPFLEDGDEDFESYIERFEHFLRATQVSDNLKVSVLITAIGKKTYRTLKNLLAPTKPEEKEYAQLIQALKKHYAPEPMVIAERFRFNRRIQQDTEPVAGFALELKSMAASCNFGVFVDEALRDRFVAGLKDEITQAELLKRATLTFAEACELARSIELARSETKKFQPEGQELGVHAVQRQTLSSRSGQPRGDYMETRAAK, encoded by the coding sequence ATGGCAGCGGCTGGCAAGTTCGAACCCTTCCTCGAGGACGGAGACGAGGATTTCGAATCGTACATCGAGCGGTTCGAGCACTTCCTTCGGGCGACCCAGGTGAGCGACAACCTCAAAGTTTCGGTGTTGATTACCGCTATTGGGAAGAAAACCTATCGCACGCTTAAAAATCTACTAGCTCCCACGAAGCCCGAGGAGAAAGAATATGCGCAACTAATTCAAGCCCTCAAGAAGCATTATGCTCCGGAACCCATGGTCATAGCGGAACGTTTCCGATTCAACCGCCGGATTCAGCAGGACACAGAACCGGTGGCGGGCTTTGCGTTGGAATTGAAGAGTATGGCTGCCTCCTGCAATTTCGGGGTATTTGTGGATGAAGCTTTGCGGGACCGTTTCGTGGCCGGGCTGAAAGACGAGATAACGCAAGCAGAGCTTCTGAAGAGGGCCACACTGACGTTTGCAGAGGCGTGCGAACTAGCTCGAAGTATTGAACTAGCCCGTTCCGAGACGAAGAAATTCCAGCCGGAGGGGCAAGAACTGGGTGTCCACGCCGTACAACGACAAACTCTGAGTTCAAGGTCGGGACAGCCGCGGGGAGACTACATGGAAACCAGAGCAGCGAAATAA